In Planctomycetota bacterium, a genomic segment contains:
- a CDS encoding sulfatase, with translation MRILHLDIDALRPDHLGCYGYHRDTSPTIDTIAKDAVRFEEVYCSDAPCLPSRTALYSGRFGFDTGVTDHGHTHGQPRLEPRRNARDLFTIDGLPGRLARAGYRTVLISGFHARHSAHWFAAGFTETIDTRKGGMEIVSDVQPHAESWLREHADEEDWYLHVNYWDVHTPYRTPMDYGHPFENEPLPGYVDDALIERWKNKVGPHSPKDVGRMFDDVTGDHPRDVGRCDTMDGARKAIDGYDTAIRYVDDAIAKLMAILDDLGVADDTAIVITADHGENMGELGIWGEHATADAATCHIPLIVKWPGKKPGVHAGLQYHLDWSATVLDLLGMEPSGSADGKSFAGVFDGEDPPGREALVFSQGSHTCQRSVRWNDGNRKWLHIQSYHDGYHLFPDDMLFDLADDPYEQSDIAVHHADVVDRAKAVASEWVEARQKKLMARGVEPTDPLVTTVAEGGPFYCRNWWITKGDALPYYLDRLEKTGRAEGAAKLREKYTSRA, from the coding sequence ATGCGCATCCTGCACCTCGACATCGACGCACTGCGTCCGGATCATCTCGGCTGCTACGGATACCACCGCGACACGTCGCCGACGATCGACACGATTGCGAAAGATGCCGTGCGGTTCGAGGAGGTTTATTGCAGTGACGCGCCGTGCCTGCCGAGCAGGACGGCGCTTTACAGCGGACGCTTCGGCTTCGATACCGGGGTGACCGACCACGGTCACACGCACGGCCAACCTCGCCTCGAGCCCCGACGCAACGCCCGCGATCTGTTCACCATCGACGGCCTGCCCGGCCGACTCGCTCGCGCCGGCTACCGCACCGTGCTGATCTCAGGTTTCCACGCCCGGCACTCGGCCCACTGGTTCGCGGCCGGCTTTACGGAAACCATCGACACGCGCAAGGGCGGCATGGAGATCGTGTCCGACGTCCAACCCCATGCTGAGTCATGGCTCCGCGAACACGCCGACGAGGAGGATTGGTACCTGCATGTGAACTACTGGGATGTCCACACGCCCTACCGCACGCCGATGGACTACGGGCACCCGTTCGAGAACGAACCGTTACCGGGCTACGTCGATGATGCGCTGATCGAGCGTTGGAAAAACAAGGTCGGGCCGCACAGCCCTAAGGACGTGGGCCGGATGTTCGACGATGTCACCGGCGACCACCCGCGTGACGTCGGTCGGTGTGACACCATGGACGGGGCCCGCAAGGCCATCGATGGCTACGACACCGCCATCCGCTACGTCGACGACGCGATCGCCAAGCTCATGGCCATCCTCGACGACCTGGGCGTCGCCGACGACACCGCGATCGTCATCACCGCCGACCACGGCGAAAACATGGGCGAGCTCGGCATCTGGGGCGAGCACGCGACCGCTGATGCCGCGACGTGTCACATCCCGCTGATCGTGAAGTGGCCGGGCAAGAAGCCCGGAGTTCACGCGGGTTTACAGTATCACCTGGACTGGTCGGCGACGGTGCTGGATCTGCTCGGCATGGAGCCGAGCGGGTCGGCCGATGGCAAATCCTTCGCCGGCGTGTTCGACGGCGAGGACCCCCCCGGTCGCGAGGCACTTGTCTTCTCCCAAGGCTCGCACACTTGCCAGCGCAGCGTCCGTTGGAACGACGGCAACCGAAAGTGGCTGCACATTCAGTCGTACCACGACGGCTACCACCTGTTCCCCGACGACATGCTCTTCGACTTGGCCGACGATCCGTATGAACAGTCGGACATCGCCGTCCATCACGCGGATGTCGTGGACCGTGCGAAAGCCGTCGCGTCCGAATGGGTCGAAGCGCGACAGAAGAAGCTCATGGCCCGTGGCGTCGAGCCGACCGACCCGCTGGTCACCACCGTTGCCGAGGGCGGACCGTTCTATTGCCGCAACTGGTGGATCACCAAGGGTGACGCGTTGCCGTACTACCTGGATCGGTTGGAAAAGACCGGACGTGCCGAAGGCGCGGCGAAGCTACGGGAGAAGTACACCAGTCGTGCATGA
- a CDS encoding ThiF family adenylyltransferase: MGHDRHHRQTLLPQIGEDGQHKLRRVHVAIVGLGALGGTIAEQLCRAGVGTLTLIDRDLVEETNLQRQVLFATADVGSAKAEAAATRLTAIDPDVTLHVRPNDLHPGNVERLLKDADVICDGTDNAATRYLLNDVAVKNGRPMVYGGCVGTEGRALAMPVGGPCLRCVFPQPPAAGELPTCDTAGVLGPAATVTAAWQAGMVLQLLLGQAKPTLFRFDLWQGNTRCSDASALKRDGCPCCGARSFEFLDAHPSDTVSLCGRDTMQVRGNADLDLDAFIERFAKLGKVKGTPRLLRLEFDGKQVALFPDGRMLVTPARDESEARSVYARLVGG; encoded by the coding sequence GTGGGCCACGATCGACACCATCGCCAGACACTCTTGCCGCAGATCGGCGAAGACGGCCAGCACAAGCTCCGCCGGGTGCACGTTGCGATCGTTGGGCTTGGGGCGTTGGGCGGGACGATCGCCGAGCAGCTTTGTCGGGCGGGGGTCGGGACGCTCACGCTGATCGACCGGGACCTGGTCGAGGAAACGAATCTTCAGCGACAGGTGTTGTTCGCCACGGCCGACGTCGGCAGTGCGAAAGCCGAGGCGGCGGCGACGCGGCTCACGGCGATCGATCCGGACGTTACCCTTCACGTCCGGCCCAATGACCTGCACCCGGGCAATGTCGAGCGCCTGCTCAAGGACGCCGACGTCATCTGCGACGGCACCGACAACGCGGCGACGCGGTACCTGCTCAACGACGTCGCGGTGAAGAACGGTCGGCCGATGGTGTACGGCGGCTGTGTCGGGACCGAAGGGCGAGCGCTGGCCATGCCGGTGGGCGGGCCCTGCTTGCGGTGCGTGTTCCCACAGCCACCGGCGGCGGGGGAGCTGCCGACCTGCGACACGGCCGGCGTGCTCGGACCGGCGGCGACCGTGACGGCCGCGTGGCAGGCGGGCATGGTGCTTCAGCTACTTCTCGGCCAGGCGAAGCCGACCCTGTTCCGATTCGATCTATGGCAAGGGAACACGCGTTGCTCCGACGCGTCGGCTCTCAAGCGCGACGGCTGTCCGTGTTGCGGCGCGCGGTCGTTCGAGTTCCTCGATGCCCATCCGTCCGACACGGTCAGCCTCTGCGGCCGCGACACGATGCAGGTGCGGGGTAATGCCGACCTCGATCTTGATGCGTTCATCGAACGATTCGCCAAGCTGGGCAAGGTCAAAGGTACGCCGCGGCTCCTGCGGCTGGAGTTCGACGGCAAGCAGGTCGCGCTGTTTCCCGACGGACGGATGTTGGTCACCCCGGCGCGCGACGAAAGCGAAGCGCGGTCGGTATATGCGCGACTCGTCGGCGGATAG
- a CDS encoding YlbF family regulator, with product MPADEQEIMDLAKKLGDLVAEHPAIKKMADAQKSVAEDAEAGKMLGEFEQKIAVVSRNEQMGQPVTPQERAELESLQQKIASNLKVQNLDAAQVDFTALLRKVSQAWQQPIAAKQQEGMPQQGQGGAGGPDLGAFAGGIGG from the coding sequence ATGCCCGCAGACGAGCAAGAGATCATGGACCTGGCGAAAAAACTCGGCGACCTCGTCGCGGAGCACCCCGCCATCAAGAAGATGGCCGATGCCCAGAAATCGGTCGCCGAGGACGCCGAGGCGGGCAAGATGCTCGGGGAGTTCGAGCAGAAGATCGCCGTGGTCAGCCGCAATGAGCAGATGGGTCAGCCGGTCACGCCCCAAGAGCGGGCCGAGCTCGAGTCGCTGCAGCAAAAGATCGCGAGCAACCTGAAGGTGCAAAACCTCGACGCCGCCCAGGTCGATTTCACCGCCCTGCTCCGCAAGGTCAGCCAAGCCTGGCAGCAGCCCATCGCCGCCAAGCAGCAAGAGGGCATGCCACAGCAAGGCCAAGGCGGCGCGGGCGGACCTGATCTCGGTGCGTTCGCCGGCGGGATCGGCGGGTAA
- a CDS encoding EVE domain-containing protein, with amino-acid sequence MAYFLCKSEPDDYSYGDLESDGSTVWDGVGNNLALKHMRTVKKGDTALIYHTGKDKHIAGLAKITTDAYEDPNNEKRVVFDVAKKQKLKHPVTLAEIKEEASDTRSVFADYGLVKNSRLSVIPTSKAQFDRIMELSKQAR; translated from the coding sequence ATGGCCTACTTCCTCTGCAAATCCGAGCCTGACGACTACAGCTACGGCGACCTTGAGTCCGACGGTTCGACCGTCTGGGACGGCGTCGGCAACAACCTCGCGCTCAAGCACATGCGGACCGTCAAGAAAGGCGACACCGCGCTGATTTATCACACCGGCAAGGACAAGCACATTGCCGGCCTTGCGAAGATCACCACCGACGCTTACGAAGACCCCAACAACGAGAAACGCGTTGTCTTCGACGTGGCCAAGAAGCAGAAGCTCAAACACCCGGTCACCCTCGCGGAGATCAAGGAGGAGGCCAGCGATACCAGGAGCGTCTTCGCCGACTACGGCCTCGTGAAGAACTCGCGGCTTTCCGTCATCCCGACCTCGAAGGCCCAGTTCGATCGGATCATGGAGCTTTCCAAGCAAGCGCGGTAA
- a CDS encoding PH domain-containing protein — translation MPDERPDQRTEFDEGYDAPKKAPIKDRNPLTEHLPHETPDDAEEVYYEGSPKLRGEWTLMLGWIATGLVLVAIGVGVVYWTEYALTGWLIGIVMLGLAVGCVFFPGLWVRRHYYRITNYRIDFEHGLLSKNIETLELWHVNDIRYHQSLLDRIFGVGTIAISSDDRSTPELMLRSLKDPRPLFDLLKQRVISIKRQRGVIKMDMGG, via the coding sequence ATGCCTGACGAACGCCCAGACCAGCGGACCGAATTCGACGAGGGATACGACGCGCCGAAGAAAGCGCCGATCAAGGATCGCAACCCGCTCACCGAGCATCTGCCCCACGAGACCCCCGACGACGCCGAAGAGGTGTACTACGAAGGCTCGCCCAAACTCCGGGGTGAGTGGACCCTCATGCTCGGCTGGATCGCCACCGGCCTTGTGCTCGTCGCGATCGGTGTCGGCGTGGTGTACTGGACCGAGTACGCGCTTACCGGTTGGCTCATCGGCATCGTGATGCTCGGGCTCGCGGTCGGCTGCGTGTTCTTCCCAGGCCTGTGGGTCCGTCGCCACTACTACCGCATCACCAACTACCGCATCGACTTCGAGCACGGCCTGCTGTCCAAGAACATCGAGACGCTCGAACTCTGGCACGTCAACGACATACGCTACCACCAGTCGCTGCTCGACCGCATCTTCGGCGTTGGCACCATCGCCATCAGTTCCGACGACCGCTCCACTCCCGAGCTCATGCTCCGCAGCCTCAAGGACCCGCGGCCGCTCTTCGACCTGCTTAAGCAACGCGTCATCTCCATCAAACGCCAGCGCGGCGTGATCAAGATGGACATGGGCGGATAA
- a CDS encoding fumarylacetoacetate hydrolase family protein: protein MHLVRFRCGKDICHGIAHDPQLTAARVVVGDIFGDYSITDDILPVEQLLAPIVPTDILCIGLNYQAHAAETGSTPPENPMLFIKSSNTLNNPGGVIPMPRRTHMVDYEAELAVVIGKDCKDVSADDALDYVFGYTAANDVSARDWQKDKKLGGGQFARGKSFDGFCPLGPQICTKDEIENPNALGIRCTLNGEVMQDGNTSDMIFDVPALIESLSGTMTLRQGSVLLTGTPPGVGMARDPQVWLKAGDEVAVEVEGIGRLVNTVR from the coding sequence ATGCATCTCGTACGTTTTCGCTGCGGCAAGGACATCTGTCATGGCATCGCCCACGACCCGCAGCTCACCGCCGCACGTGTCGTTGTCGGGGACATCTTCGGCGACTACTCGATCACTGACGACATCCTCCCGGTCGAGCAACTGCTCGCGCCGATCGTGCCGACCGACATCCTGTGCATCGGTTTGAACTACCAGGCCCACGCGGCCGAGACTGGCAGCACGCCGCCGGAGAATCCGATGCTGTTCATCAAGTCGAGCAACACGCTGAACAACCCCGGCGGCGTGATCCCGATGCCGCGGCGGACGCACATGGTCGACTACGAGGCCGAGCTCGCGGTCGTGATCGGCAAGGATTGCAAGGACGTGTCCGCGGACGACGCGCTGGACTACGTCTTCGGTTACACCGCCGCCAACGACGTCTCGGCGCGGGACTGGCAGAAGGACAAGAAACTGGGTGGCGGGCAGTTCGCGCGGGGCAAGTCCTTCGACGGCTTCTGCCCGTTGGGCCCGCAGATTTGCACCAAGGACGAGATCGAGAATCCCAACGCCTTGGGCATCCGCTGCACGCTCAACGGCGAAGTCATGCAAGACGGCAACACATCGGACATGATTTTCGACGTGCCCGCGTTGATCGAGAGCTTGAGCGGCACGATGACGTTGCGACAGGGAAGCGTGCTGCTGACCGGCACGCCGCCGGGGGTGGGCATGGCCCGTGACCCGCAGGTGTGGCTCAAAGCCGGCGATGAGGTGGCGGTGGAAGTCGAGGGCATAGGACGCTTGGTCAACACGGTGAGGTAA
- the dacB gene encoding D-alanyl-D-alanine carboxypeptidase/D-alanyl-D-alanine-endopeptidase translates to MRHATAILVLLLGLSGCSYFWGGPSSLAEPSVRSLALAEELDEILTRHDTNAIVAARVVRVGDGAELYARNADVPMIPASNMKLLVSAAALDHFGADHTFDTHLYRSGDDLILVGTGDPALGDPTIARWNGVDHLHAVHDFVDSVKEAGMTEVATLFYDDTALPEPRVAASWDTEDLVYWYAAPVSGLNFNDNCIDVTARPADTNDTPAVLDVVPPTTDAVHIVNLTTTTNTSGVGVSIEKTQNASVYAVVGDVHEARDFKSRPVSDPGYFTADVLRTMFEDAGVTVGEVRSLDREGSGVILATASSAMPDVLRRVNNNSQNLFAEALSKLLGDATGHGPTWEGSHAAIVAFLEDAGIDSTGFAAIDGSGLSRNNRVTVRQLSELMRHMVDHPDADTFSDSLSIGGGRGTLARRFSETDDTIRGKTGFIGGVRALTVYADADNGESYIVSILYNQISGSVRPFEKLQDEAVLTVLEKMP, encoded by the coding sequence ATGCGTCACGCCACCGCGATCTTGGTGCTGCTGCTGGGCCTGTCGGGCTGTTCGTACTTCTGGGGCGGTCCGTCGTCGCTGGCCGAGCCGAGCGTCCGGTCGCTGGCACTGGCCGAGGAGCTCGACGAGATCCTTACCCGTCATGACACGAACGCGATCGTCGCCGCCCGGGTGGTGCGCGTCGGTGACGGAGCGGAGCTGTACGCCCGCAATGCCGACGTCCCGATGATCCCCGCGAGCAACATGAAGCTCCTGGTCAGCGCGGCCGCACTCGATCACTTCGGCGCGGATCACACCTTCGACACGCATCTCTACCGCAGCGGCGACGACCTGATTCTCGTCGGCACCGGCGACCCAGCCTTGGGCGATCCGACCATCGCGCGGTGGAACGGCGTGGATCATCTCCATGCCGTGCACGACTTCGTCGACTCGGTCAAAGAAGCGGGCATGACCGAGGTCGCGACCCTGTTCTACGACGACACCGCGCTGCCGGAGCCGCGCGTCGCCGCTTCGTGGGACACCGAGGATTTGGTGTACTGGTACGCCGCCCCGGTGAGCGGATTGAACTTCAACGACAACTGCATCGACGTCACCGCCCGCCCGGCCGACACCAACGACACGCCCGCGGTGCTCGACGTCGTTCCGCCCACCACCGACGCCGTCCACATCGTCAACCTGACCACGACCACCAACACCAGCGGTGTTGGCGTGAGCATCGAAAAGACGCAAAACGCCAGTGTTTATGCGGTCGTCGGCGACGTGCATGAAGCACGCGACTTCAAGAGTCGGCCGGTCTCCGATCCCGGTTACTTCACCGCCGATGTCCTGCGAACGATGTTCGAAGACGCCGGCGTTACCGTCGGCGAAGTTCGCTCACTCGATCGCGAAGGCAGCGGCGTCATCCTCGCGACCGCATCCTCCGCCATGCCCGACGTGTTGCGACGCGTGAACAACAACAGCCAAAACCTCTTCGCCGAGGCGTTGAGCAAACTGCTGGGCGATGCGACCGGGCACGGACCGACCTGGGAAGGTAGCCATGCCGCGATCGTGGCGTTTCTGGAGGACGCCGGTATCGACTCGACCGGCTTTGCGGCGATCGATGGCTCGGGGCTTTCCCGCAACAACCGTGTCACCGTGCGCCAACTCTCCGAGCTCATGCGTCACATGGTCGACCACCCGGACGCCGACACGTTTTCCGATTCGCTGTCGATCGGCGGCGGCCGTGGCACCCTCGCCCGACGGTTTTCTGAAACCGACGACACCATCCGCGGCAAGACCGGTTTCATCGGCGGGGTCCGCGCGCTCACCGTTTATGCCGATGCCGACAACGGCGAGTCGTACATCGTCAGCATCCTCTACAACCAAATCTCCGGCAGCGTTCGACCTTTCGAGAAGCTACAGGACGAAGCCGTGCTGACGGTGCTCGAGAAAATGCCGTAA
- a CDS encoding SPFH domain-containing protein, with amino-acid sequence MNHLLSSTSVIPDGTGVVILSALALAVIVAGFVIFASRYKRCPPNRILVIYGKAGGASKAKCVHAGAAFVVPLFQDYAFMSLEPLTIEIELSSALSKKNIRVAVPSTFTVGISTEPAIMQNAAERLLGLMEADVASQARDIILGQMRLVIATLTIEEINQDREKFLDLVNKNVNFELNKIGLYMINVNIRDITDESGYIEALGKKAAAEAINQAKIDTAQADREGAIGTAGADREREVSVAAQVAESVMGQKQAERDQRIRVAALEAEGISGEVQAKREQAIAVAEQNALATQGEKQAEQQERVRVAELEAQAVDGENKSRANVAASEATLAEAKAEARRRGDVALAKAAQEVLLADKEQELARMEKEVIAKEIIEQRQVEINAEAEAEKIRRVAKGQADATLAKYDAEAEGLRKVLDAKAAGYQSLLESCGDRKDVAPALLIIEKLPELVAEQVKAIQNLKIDKITVWDGGANAGGDGSTANFMKGLIGSLPPMHELAEQAGIDLPEVLGKVKPDASSPRAHADAKPESAAPQS; translated from the coding sequence ATGAACCACCTGCTTTCGTCCACATCCGTAATCCCTGACGGCACCGGCGTCGTGATCCTCTCGGCATTGGCGCTGGCCGTCATCGTGGCCGGTTTTGTCATCTTCGCCAGCCGGTACAAGCGTTGCCCGCCCAACCGCATCCTCGTGATTTACGGTAAAGCCGGCGGCGCGAGCAAGGCCAAGTGTGTCCACGCCGGGGCGGCGTTCGTCGTCCCGTTGTTCCAGGACTACGCGTTCATGTCGCTGGAACCGCTGACGATCGAGATTGAACTTTCCAGCGCGCTGAGCAAGAAGAACATTCGCGTCGCCGTGCCCAGCACGTTCACCGTCGGCATTTCCACCGAGCCGGCCATCATGCAGAACGCCGCGGAGCGTTTGCTGGGTCTCATGGAAGCCGACGTCGCCAGCCAGGCCCGCGACATCATTCTCGGCCAGATGCGTCTGGTCATCGCCACGCTCACCATCGAGGAGATCAACCAGGACCGCGAGAAGTTCCTCGATCTGGTGAACAAGAACGTCAACTTCGAGCTGAACAAGATCGGATTGTACATGATCAACGTGAACATCCGTGACATCACGGATGAGTCCGGCTACATCGAGGCACTCGGTAAGAAGGCTGCGGCCGAGGCGATCAACCAGGCGAAGATCGACACCGCCCAAGCCGACCGTGAAGGTGCGATCGGCACCGCCGGCGCGGACCGCGAGCGTGAGGTGAGCGTCGCCGCCCAGGTCGCCGAGTCGGTCATGGGTCAGAAGCAGGCCGAGCGTGACCAACGTATCCGCGTCGCCGCCCTCGAAGCCGAGGGCATTAGCGGTGAGGTGCAGGCCAAGCGCGAGCAGGCCATCGCCGTTGCTGAGCAGAACGCGCTGGCGACGCAGGGTGAGAAGCAGGCCGAGCAACAGGAACGTGTCCGCGTTGCCGAACTCGAAGCGCAAGCGGTCGACGGTGAGAACAAGAGCCGGGCGAACGTTGCTGCATCGGAAGCGACCCTCGCCGAGGCGAAAGCCGAAGCCCGCCGTCGCGGTGACGTGGCCCTCGCGAAAGCCGCCCAGGAAGTCCTGCTCGCCGACAAGGAGCAGGAGCTGGCGCGAATGGAAAAGGAAGTGATCGCCAAAGAGATCATCGAACAGCGTCAGGTCGAGATCAACGCCGAAGCGGAAGCGGAGAAGATCCGCCGCGTCGCCAAGGGTCAGGCCGACGCGACGTTGGCCAAGTACGACGCCGAGGCCGAGGGTCTGCGAAAGGTCCTCGACGCCAAGGCGGCCGGCTACCAATCGCTGCTCGAGTCCTGCGGCGATCGCAAGGATGTCGCCCCGGCCCTGCTCATCATCGAAAAACTCCCCGAGCTCGTCGCCGAGCAGGTCAAGGCGATCCAGAACCTCAAGATCGACAAGATCACCGTCTGGGACGGCGGCGCCAACGCCGGCGGCGATGGTTCGACGGCCAACTTCATGAAGGGCCTCATCGGCAGCCTCCCGCCGATGCACGAACTCGCCGAGCAGGCCGGCATCGACCTGCCGGAGGTGCTTGGCAAGGTGAAGCCGGACGCGTCGTCTCCAAGGGCCCACGCAGACGCCAAGCCCGAGTCGGCGGCCCCGCAGTCCTGA
- a CDS encoding NfeD family protein, which translates to MPEFLQLLFDWNDLLDRFGFDAVIYAAFALLGTIVFLLRMGASLLFGIDGDADFDADVDGDGFGLLSVLSVTAFLMGTGWGGLIARLEWGLSPTIAAIVAVAIGTAFLFAAAGLMFFLKRATHDVKYDPTDAVGKVGTVYMTIPEHGKGSGKVRVDVQGRSVLVDAVSVGPAIDSFADVRVTEARDANTLIVEPL; encoded by the coding sequence ATGCCCGAGTTTCTCCAACTACTTTTCGACTGGAACGACCTTCTCGATCGGTTCGGGTTCGACGCAGTGATCTATGCCGCCTTCGCGTTGTTGGGGACGATCGTCTTTCTGCTGCGGATGGGCGCGTCGTTGCTGTTTGGCATCGACGGTGATGCGGACTTCGACGCCGACGTCGACGGGGATGGATTCGGGCTGCTCTCGGTGCTCTCGGTCACCGCGTTTCTGATGGGCACCGGCTGGGGCGGGCTGATCGCCCGGCTCGAGTGGGGGCTCTCACCGACCATCGCGGCCATCGTCGCCGTGGCCATCGGCACCGCGTTCCTCTTTGCCGCCGCAGGGTTGATGTTCTTTCTCAAGCGCGCAACCCATGACGTGAAGTACGACCCGACCGATGCCGTCGGTAAGGTCGGCACCGTTTACATGACCATCCCGGAGCACGGCAAAGGCAGCGGCAAGGTCCGCGTCGATGTCCAGGGCCGCAGCGTCCTGGTCGACGCCGTCTCGGTCGGGCCGGCCATCGATTCTTTCGCCGACGTCCGTGTCACCGAAGCCCGTGACGCCAACACACTCATCGTGGAACCGCTATGA
- a CDS encoding OsmC family protein: protein MRTPPVARCRAVRYTTAMVDVQMTVRYTGDLSCSATHGPSGGELITDAPKDNEGLGRTFSPTDLLATSLASCVLTTMAIVARRDGYELGETTATVTKTMTASPRRVGKLTMTITLPPGLDDDQKAKLDRAAHACPVHRSLHPDTEVVVEYVSA from the coding sequence GTGCGAACTCCGCCGGTTGCCCGTTGCCGGGCCGTCCGCTACACCACCGCCATGGTTGATGTCCAGATGACCGTCCGTTACACCGGCGACCTCTCCTGCTCCGCGACTCATGGGCCCAGCGGCGGTGAGTTGATCACCGACGCGCCCAAGGACAACGAAGGCCTGGGCCGGACATTCTCACCGACCGATCTGCTGGCGACGTCGCTGGCCAGTTGTGTGCTGACCACCATGGCCATCGTCGCCCGCCGCGACGGCTACGAACTCGGCGAGACCACCGCGACCGTCACCAAGACGATGACCGCCTCGCCACGCCGTGTCGGCAAACTGACGATGACCATCACGCTTCCGCCCGGCCTCGACGACGATCAGAAAGCCAAGCTCGATCGTGCCGCCCATGCCTGCCCGGTCCATCGCTCGCTCCACCCCGACACCGAAGTCGTCGTCGAGTACGTCAGTGCGTGA